A single window of Streptomyces griseoviridis DNA harbors:
- a CDS encoding ABC transporter, whose product MSGPTSDGTRRRPATEGEARRAAARAAAPSRAALLTALAPPVLRALPWRTLAVTAALGPLLTGGPRLADAPPSPWLAVNLLRTAVLLYALGLAFLLDDPARHTTATVPTGRALRTTLRIALAAVPTALWWTVTLLAMPARTRPPAGAITVEAAATCVLAVAAAVTATRLSQAAEPGRQVAAAVLLAAVLTPLFLPERASLLVTPGDDDWAAAHDRWAALLVAAALAAAVALREPGARLRIPSGTSGPSRTS is encoded by the coding sequence GTGAGCGGCCCCACCTCCGACGGCACGAGGCGCCGGCCGGCGACCGAGGGGGAGGCGCGGCGCGCGGCGGCGCGGGCGGCCGCGCCGTCCAGGGCCGCGCTGCTCACCGCGCTCGCCCCGCCCGTCCTGCGCGCCCTGCCCTGGCGGACGCTGGCGGTGACCGCCGCGCTCGGGCCGCTGCTGACCGGCGGCCCCCGGCTGGCCGACGCGCCACCGAGCCCCTGGCTCGCCGTCAACCTGCTGCGGACCGCCGTCCTGCTCTACGCGCTCGGCCTGGCCTTCCTGCTGGACGACCCGGCCCGCCACACCACGGCCACCGTCCCCACCGGCCGGGCGCTGCGCACCACCCTGCGGATCGCCCTCGCCGCCGTGCCGACCGCCCTGTGGTGGACGGTGACCCTGCTGGCCATGCCCGCCCGCACCCGCCCTCCGGCCGGTGCGATCACCGTGGAGGCGGCGGCGACCTGCGTGCTGGCCGTCGCGGCGGCCGTGACGGCGACGCGGCTGAGCCAGGCCGCCGAGCCGGGACGGCAGGTGGCCGCGGCCGTGCTGCTGGCGGCCGTGCTCACCCCGCTGTTCCTGCCGGAGCGCGCGTCGCTGCTCGTGACACCGGGCGACGACGACTGGGCCGCCGCCCACGACCGGTGGGCGGCGCTGCTGGTGGCGGCGGCGCTGGCGGCGGCGGTGGCCCTGCGCGA
- a CDS encoding ABC transporter permease, translating to MTTTLLTPAPAAAPAGPARTASAVLALALVEGRRLLLSVPVLVALAACTAWTVWHTPAFQDGHPALQDADRATQDAPLLLALAVLLAVNRAVLRSRHRDTERHFAVLALGPGARTAAHALSLLPVTLVTALGVLAHFGYEALRPDAVGHGSPAELLTGPLTVLLFGTLGVLLARLLPSAVAAPVAVVLLFLVFVGGAMPDGDGTPDTRWLAPVVTESGPLTLPSDLLARPAAWHALYLAALALTLALLAVVRAGGRRPVTLGALAVAAALAVTGGTIQTGAVPADVVAARERATLTPEKEQSCARRSGVTYCAFPEWTSRTGRWAAVADQVRAVAGGTAHDRPLLVRQRVEARYGLGSDPYLPSLTAPHQVTVGTEWGGNRVPEFAADVAGVLVAGDEAKAGRICDGRAVTVMWLALSGLPDPVQALRDVRLDDSATGSAIVLSQTEPHSMTEAQTEVVRALLDRPRAEVAAKVKAHWTELTTAKVTAAQAASLLGMPTPKGDDRCDV from the coding sequence ATGACGACCACCCTCCTGACGCCGGCCCCGGCCGCCGCACCCGCGGGCCCCGCCCGCACCGCCTCCGCCGTCCTCGCCCTCGCCCTCGTCGAAGGCCGCAGGCTGCTGCTGAGCGTCCCCGTCCTCGTCGCCCTCGCCGCCTGCACCGCCTGGACGGTGTGGCACACCCCCGCCTTCCAGGACGGCCACCCGGCGCTCCAGGACGCCGACCGCGCCACCCAGGACGCCCCGCTCCTCCTCGCCCTCGCCGTGCTGCTCGCCGTCAACCGCGCCGTCCTGCGCTCCCGCCACCGCGACACCGAACGCCACTTCGCGGTCCTGGCCCTCGGCCCAGGCGCCAGGACCGCCGCCCACGCGCTGTCCCTGCTGCCGGTCACCCTGGTCACCGCGCTCGGGGTGCTCGCCCACTTCGGGTACGAGGCGCTGCGGCCCGACGCCGTCGGCCACGGCTCGCCCGCCGAACTCCTGACCGGACCGCTGACGGTGCTGCTGTTCGGCACGCTCGGCGTGCTGCTGGCCCGGCTGCTGCCCTCGGCGGTCGCCGCGCCCGTCGCCGTCGTGCTGCTCTTCCTGGTGTTCGTCGGCGGGGCGATGCCGGACGGCGACGGCACCCCCGACACCCGCTGGCTCGCCCCCGTCGTCACCGAGTCGGGCCCCCTGACCCTCCCCTCCGACCTGCTGGCCAGGCCCGCCGCCTGGCACGCCCTCTACCTCGCCGCGCTCGCCCTCACCCTGGCGCTGCTCGCCGTGGTCCGGGCGGGCGGCCGCCGCCCGGTCACCCTGGGCGCCCTCGCCGTCGCGGCGGCGCTCGCGGTGACCGGCGGGACGATCCAGACCGGCGCCGTCCCCGCGGACGTCGTCGCCGCCCGCGAGCGGGCCACCCTCACTCCCGAGAAGGAGCAGAGCTGTGCGCGCCGCTCGGGCGTGACGTACTGCGCCTTCCCCGAGTGGACGTCCCGCACCGGGCGCTGGGCTGCGGTCGCCGACCAGGTCCGCGCGGTGGCGGGCGGCACCGCCCACGACCGGCCCCTGCTGGTGCGCCAGCGCGTCGAAGCCCGCTACGGCCTCGGCTCCGACCCCTACCTCCCCTCCCTCACCGCGCCCCACCAGGTCACCGTCGGCACCGAATGGGGCGGCAACCGGGTCCCCGAGTTCGCGGCCGACGTCGCCGGGGTGCTGGTCGCGGGCGACGAGGCGAAGGCGGGCCGGATCTGCGACGGCCGCGCGGTGACGGTGATGTGGCTGGCCCTGTCAGGGCTGCCCGACCCCGTCCAGGCGCTGCGCGACGTCCGCCTCGACGACAGCGCCACCGGCTCCGCGATCGTCCTCTCCCAGACCGAGCCCCACTCCATGACAGAGGCCCAGACCGAGGTCGTTCGCGCCCTCCTGGACCGGCCGCGCGCCGAGGTCGCCGCCAAGGTCAAGGCCCACTGGACGGAACTGACGACCGCCAAGGTGACCGCGGCGCAGGCCGCGAGCCTGCTGGGCATGCCGACCCCGAAGGGGGACGACAGGTGCGACGTGTGA
- a CDS encoding ABC transporter ATP-binding protein → MTTPTVSATGLSLSYGATRALDDVSLRLTAGVTGLLGPNGAGKTTLLRVLATAVPADRGTFTVLGHDPADAAGRRRVRRALGYLPQTPGFHPDFTAFAFVDYVAILKELTDRGTRHREVSRVLGEVGLADVRGKRIKKLSGGMRQRVALAAALVGDPGFVVLDEPTVGLDPEQRMRFRELIAQAGEGRTVLLSTHQTEDVAMLCHRVLVMAAGRIRFDGTPAELTDRAAGRVWSSAERDPGAHAGWRTGTGTFRNVGDPPPGAELLPPTLEDGYLLTLDDTDTAVTA, encoded by the coding sequence ATGACGACACCCACCGTCTCCGCCACCGGGCTGAGCCTGAGCTACGGCGCCACCCGCGCCCTCGACGACGTGTCGCTGCGGCTGACCGCCGGCGTCACCGGGCTGCTCGGCCCCAACGGCGCGGGAAAGACGACCCTGTTGCGGGTGCTGGCCACCGCCGTGCCCGCCGACCGCGGCACCTTCACCGTCCTCGGCCACGACCCCGCCGACGCGGCGGGCCGCCGGCGGGTGCGGCGCGCGCTCGGCTACCTGCCGCAGACACCCGGCTTCCACCCCGACTTCACCGCCTTCGCGTTCGTCGACTACGTGGCGATCCTCAAGGAGCTGACCGACCGCGGCACCCGCCACCGCGAGGTGAGCCGGGTGCTCGGCGAGGTCGGCCTCGCGGACGTGCGCGGCAAGCGCATCAAGAAGCTGTCGGGCGGCATGCGGCAGCGCGTCGCGCTCGCCGCCGCCCTGGTCGGCGACCCCGGCTTCGTCGTCCTGGACGAACCCACCGTCGGCCTCGACCCCGAACAGCGCATGCGCTTCCGGGAGTTGATCGCCCAGGCGGGCGAGGGCCGCACCGTCCTGCTCTCCACCCACCAGACCGAGGACGTCGCGATGCTCTGCCACCGCGTGCTGGTCATGGCCGCCGGCCGGATCCGCTTCGACGGCACCCCCGCCGAACTCACCGACCGCGCCGCCGGACGCGTCTGGAGCAGCGCCGAACGCGACCCGGGCGCGCACGCCGGCTGGCGCACCGGCACCGGCACCTTCCGCAACGTCGGCGACCCGCCACCCGGCGCCGAACTCCTGCCGCCCACCCTGGAGGACGGCTACCTGCTCACCCTCGACGACACCGACACGGCGGTGACGGCATGA
- a CDS encoding zf-HC2 domain-containing protein yields the protein MTWHVDDEDLRAYGRGALASPALWSADTHLTACAPCRERLAALTDPAALDTGWARLDAELDAPGRGLFESLLVRLGVADHIARLLTATPVLRLSWLGAVVGVLLTTVLASHTVRTGAQPTFFLALAPLLPLAGVALSYGPALDPTYEMAVVSPTHGFRLLMIRTVAVLTTALGLDLLATLALPEFGLVALAWLLPALALTATTLALSSRLGPLLAPAVTGGGWLAVLAVAQGQAGQGAVLAPFSAAGQGVAAAVAALACGLLYLARDRFDRLQGTSA from the coding sequence ATGACCTGGCACGTCGACGACGAGGACCTGCGGGCCTACGGACGCGGCGCACTCGCGTCCCCCGCCCTGTGGTCCGCCGACACCCACCTCACCGCCTGCGCGCCCTGCCGGGAACGCCTCGCGGCCCTCACCGACCCGGCCGCCCTCGACACCGGCTGGGCCCGCCTCGACGCCGAACTCGACGCCCCCGGGCGCGGCCTGTTCGAATCGCTGCTGGTCCGCCTCGGCGTCGCCGACCACATCGCGCGGCTGCTGACGGCCACCCCGGTGCTGCGCCTCTCCTGGCTCGGCGCGGTCGTCGGCGTCCTGCTGACGACGGTCCTGGCGAGCCACACCGTGCGCACCGGCGCCCAGCCCACCTTCTTCCTCGCCCTCGCCCCGCTGCTGCCGCTGGCCGGCGTCGCCCTCTCCTACGGGCCCGCCCTCGACCCGACGTACGAGATGGCGGTGGTCTCCCCGACGCACGGGTTCCGGCTGCTGATGATCCGCACGGTCGCCGTCCTGACCACCGCGCTCGGCCTCGACCTGCTGGCCACCCTCGCGCTGCCCGAGTTCGGTCTCGTCGCGCTGGCCTGGCTGCTGCCCGCCCTCGCCCTCACCGCCACCACCCTCGCCCTCAGCAGCAGGCTCGGCCCCCTCCTCGCGCCCGCCGTCACCGGCGGCGGCTGGCTCGCGGTGCTGGCCGTGGCGCAGGGCCAGGCCGGGCAGGGCGCCGTCCTCGCGCCGTTCAGCGCGGCCGGGCAGGGCGTCGCGGCGGCCGTCGCCGCCCTCGCCTGCGGGCTGCTGTACCTCGCCAGAGACCGCTTCGACCGCCTCCAGGGCACCTCCGCGTGA
- a CDS encoding RNA polymerase sigma factor encodes MSATRSDGELLRAIAADSDRHAFEELYRRYAPWLTARLRGRCADPSVVDDVVQETFLAIWRGKARYQQDRSTTGDAAGWLWRIGSRRLVDTLRGDGARGRLRQTLARLRHRDEASAEERVLAGVEHGDLAGALVRLSPELRAVLQATVVDGLTTREAAVLLGIPPGTVKTRAMRARKQLREALA; translated from the coding sequence GTGAGCGCAACGAGAAGTGACGGGGAGCTGCTGCGGGCCATCGCCGCCGACAGCGACCGGCACGCCTTCGAGGAGCTGTACCGGCGGTACGCGCCGTGGCTGACCGCGCGGCTGCGCGGCCGCTGCGCCGACCCGTCGGTCGTCGACGACGTCGTCCAGGAGACCTTCCTGGCCATCTGGCGCGGCAAGGCCCGCTACCAGCAGGACAGGAGCACCACGGGGGACGCCGCCGGATGGCTCTGGCGGATCGGCTCGCGGCGGCTCGTCGACACCCTGCGCGGCGACGGCGCCCGCGGCCGGCTGCGCCAGACGCTGGCCAGGCTCCGCCACCGGGACGAGGCGTCCGCCGAGGAACGCGTGCTTGCGGGGGTCGAGCACGGGGACCTCGCGGGCGCCCTGGTCCGGCTCTCGCCCGAACTGCGGGCGGTCCTCCAGGCCACCGTCGTCGACGGGCTGACCACCCGTGAGGCGGCCGTCCTGCTCGGCATCCCGCCGGGCACGGTCAAGACGCGGGCGATGCGGGCCCGCAAGCAACTGCGGGAGGCACTCGCATGA
- a CDS encoding GntR family transcriptional regulator translates to MVEYRIDRRSGVATYLQIVQQTRQALRLGLLVPGDRLPTAREVVEATAINPNTVLKAYRELEREGLVEARRGLGTFVRRALATTPADSPLRTDLDAWAARAREAGLGREDVAALFTAVLDEHFQGDPS, encoded by the coding sequence ATGGTCGAGTACCGCATCGACCGGCGCTCCGGCGTCGCCACCTACCTCCAGATCGTCCAGCAGACCAGACAGGCGCTGCGCCTCGGACTCCTGGTCCCCGGCGACAGACTGCCCACCGCCCGCGAGGTCGTCGAGGCGACCGCCATCAACCCAAACACGGTGCTGAAGGCCTACCGCGAACTCGAACGCGAAGGACTCGTCGAGGCCCGCCGCGGCCTCGGCACCTTCGTGCGCCGCGCGCTGGCCACCACCCCCGCCGACTCCCCGCTCCGCACCGACCTCGACGCCTGGGCGGCCCGCGCCCGGGAGGCCGGGCTCGGCCGGGAGGACGTGGCCGCCCTCTTCACCGCCGTACTCGACGAACACTTCCAGGGAGACCCCTCATGA
- a CDS encoding ATP-binding cassette domain-containing protein — MTDTALEAAALGLRYGRRGADRWALRDCSFRLPTGRVCAVVGPNGAGKSTLLALAAGLLPPTEGTVTALATTPAAARPRVGFVAQAKPLYPQLTIADTLAMGADLNPGRWDTATATRIVAGGDLDPTARVRTLSGGQRTRVALALALGKRPELLLLDEPMADLDPLARHELMGALMSQAAGHGTTIVMSSHVVAELEGSCDHLLLLGAGQVRLAGEIDDLLAAHRRVQGPASTALDTHQIVESRTTGRQLTALLRPTGPLPGALTGAPPTLEELVLAYLRSPQAPGTTPAAPGKAAA; from the coding sequence ATGACCGACACCGCACTGGAGGCGGCCGCGCTCGGCCTGCGCTACGGACGGCGCGGCGCCGACCGGTGGGCGCTGCGCGACTGCTCCTTCCGGCTCCCCACCGGCCGGGTGTGCGCCGTCGTCGGCCCCAACGGCGCCGGGAAGTCCACCCTGCTGGCCCTCGCCGCGGGACTGCTGCCCCCCACCGAGGGCACCGTCACCGCCCTGGCCACCACCCCGGCCGCCGCCCGGCCCCGGGTCGGCTTCGTCGCCCAGGCCAAGCCGCTCTACCCCCAGCTCACCATCGCCGACACCCTCGCCATGGGCGCCGACCTCAACCCCGGCCGCTGGGACACCGCCACCGCCACCCGGATCGTCGCGGGCGGCGACCTCGACCCCACCGCCCGCGTCCGCACCCTCTCCGGCGGTCAGCGCACCCGCGTCGCCCTCGCCCTGGCCCTCGGCAAACGCCCCGAACTGCTCCTGCTCGACGAACCGATGGCCGACCTCGACCCGCTGGCCAGGCACGAACTCATGGGCGCCCTGATGTCCCAGGCCGCCGGGCACGGCACGACGATCGTGATGTCCTCGCACGTCGTCGCCGAACTGGAGGGCTCCTGCGACCACCTGCTGCTGCTCGGCGCTGGACAGGTCAGGCTGGCCGGCGAGATCGACGACCTGCTCGCCGCGCACCGCAGGGTCCAAGGACCCGCGTCCACCGCCCTCGACACCCACCAGATCGTCGAGTCCCGCACCACAGGACGCCAGCTCACCGCGCTGCTGCGCCCCACCGGCCCGCTCCCCGGCGCCCTCACCGGAGCCCCGCCCACCCTGGAGGAGCTGGTCCTGGCCTATCTGCGCAGCCCCCAGGCCCCCGGCACCACCCCGGCCGCACCCGGGAAGGCCGCCGCATGA
- a CDS encoding ABC transporter permease: MTTATAPAPTTATGASPHLLRWLLRLHRPALYVWTATVLVLAAALLWLGGPLTDAAVTGWRQYDACRGATTCAYDQDAILRYKDVYTYTTWAVLALPLLVAGWAGAALIGGELESGTAHLAWTQGVSPTRWLAAKLAVPGALTAVGTALLVVLHRRAWLAGEHGIDTAKPWSSLETFYANGPLPVALALAGLTAGALVGLARRRALAALVGGLSATLALWGTVQLAVPRLYPAVTTYTGLRHDGPAGSGITLDSGVVTADGTRVPDVFCGSAEYPRCRAVYDKLDAVGFYSTYHPSSHYWPLQWTGTGIVLAVAVLSAVAAFTLIARRTARKASTV, encoded by the coding sequence ATGACCACCGCCACCGCACCCGCCCCCACCACGGCCACCGGCGCCTCACCGCACCTGCTGCGCTGGCTGCTGCGCCTGCACCGCCCGGCCCTGTACGTCTGGACGGCCACGGTCCTCGTCCTCGCCGCCGCCCTGCTCTGGCTCGGAGGACCCCTCACCGACGCCGCCGTGACCGGCTGGCGCCAGTACGACGCCTGCCGCGGCGCCACGACGTGCGCCTACGACCAGGACGCGATCCTGCGCTACAAGGACGTCTACACGTACACCACCTGGGCCGTCCTCGCGCTGCCCCTCCTGGTCGCGGGCTGGGCAGGCGCCGCGCTCATCGGCGGCGAGCTGGAGAGCGGCACCGCGCACCTCGCCTGGACCCAGGGCGTCAGCCCGACCCGCTGGCTCGCCGCCAAGCTCGCCGTGCCGGGCGCCCTCACCGCCGTCGGCACCGCGCTGCTGGTGGTACTGCACCGCAGGGCGTGGCTGGCCGGCGAGCACGGCATCGACACGGCCAAGCCCTGGAGCTCCCTTGAGACCTTCTACGCAAACGGCCCGCTGCCCGTCGCCCTCGCCCTCGCCGGGCTGACCGCGGGCGCCCTGGTGGGCCTGGCCAGGCGGCGCGCCCTGGCCGCCCTCGTCGGCGGACTGTCCGCGACCCTCGCCCTCTGGGGCACCGTCCAACTGGCCGTCCCCCGCCTCTACCCCGCCGTCACCACCTACACCGGGCTGCGCCACGACGGCCCCGCCGGCAGCGGCATCACCCTCGACAGCGGCGTCGTCACCGCCGACGGCACCCGCGTCCCCGACGTGTTCTGCGGCAGCGCCGAGTACCCGCGGTGCCGGGCCGTCTACGACAAGCTCGACGCCGTCGGCTTCTACAGCACCTACCACCCCTCCTCCCACTACTGGCCGCTCCAGTGGACCGGCACCGGCATCGTCCTCGCCGTCGCCGTGCTGTCCGCGGTGGCCGCGTTCACCCTGATCGCGCGCCGCACCGCGAGGAAGGCGAGCACCGTATGA
- a CDS encoding RNA degradosome polyphosphate kinase, which translates to MSQPDAQAKVKHQQPSVGSIAAHRPHTVAAAVSDLEPDLDADLDSYEEAPTDGPQLPQGRFLDRERSWLAFNERVLELAEDPDTPLLERANFLAIFASNLDEFFMVRVAGLKRRIATGVATRSASGLQPREVLEMIWARSRELMARHAACYHEDVAPALAEEGIHLVRWSELTEKEQARLFTLFRHQIFPVLTPLAVDPAHPFPYISGLSLNLAVVVRNPVSGHKHFARVKVPPLLSRFLESSPGRYVPIEDVIAAHLEELFPGMEVLEHHAFRLTRNEDLEVEEDDTENLLQALEKELMRRRFGPPVRLEVEESIDREVLDLLVRELKISEAEVYPLPGPLDLTGLFRIHGLDRPELKYRKFIAGTHRDLAEVESASAPDIFAALRERDVLLHHPYDSFSTSVQAFLEQAAQDPDVLAIKQTLYRTSGDSPIVDALIEAAEVGKQVLVLVEIKARFDEHANIKWARKLEEAGCHVVYGLVGLKTHCKLSLVVRQEGDTLRRYSHVGTGNYHPKTARLYEDLGLLTADPQVGADLSDLFNRLSGYSRRETYRRLLVAPKSLRDGLIARINKEAQHHRAGRPAFIRIKVNSMVDEAIIDALYRASQAGVPVDVWVRGICAVRPGVTGLSENIRVRSILGRFLEHSRVFTFGNGGEPEVWIGSADMMHRNLDRRIEALVRVTDPAHRAALNRLLETGMSETTASWHLGPDGEWIRHATDAEGGPLRNIQEMLIDARRRRRGTATP; encoded by the coding sequence ATGAGCCAGCCAGACGCCCAGGCAAAGGTCAAGCACCAGCAGCCCTCCGTGGGCTCCATAGCCGCACACCGCCCGCACACGGTGGCTGCCGCGGTCTCCGATCTGGAACCCGACCTCGACGCGGACCTCGACTCCTACGAGGAAGCGCCGACCGACGGCCCCCAGCTCCCGCAGGGCCGCTTCCTGGACCGCGAGCGCAGCTGGCTCGCGTTCAACGAACGCGTCCTCGAACTGGCCGAGGACCCCGACACACCCCTGCTGGAGCGCGCGAACTTCCTCGCCATCTTCGCCAGCAACCTGGACGAGTTCTTCATGGTCCGGGTGGCCGGGCTCAAACGCCGCATCGCCACCGGCGTCGCCACCCGCTCCGCCTCGGGACTCCAGCCCCGCGAGGTGCTGGAGATGATCTGGGCCCGCTCCCGCGAGCTGATGGCCAGGCACGCCGCCTGCTACCACGAGGACGTCGCCCCCGCGCTCGCCGAGGAAGGCATCCACCTGGTCCGCTGGAGCGAGCTGACCGAGAAGGAGCAGGCCCGCCTCTTCACCCTGTTCCGGCACCAGATCTTCCCCGTCCTGACCCCCCTCGCGGTCGACCCCGCGCACCCCTTCCCCTACATCTCGGGCCTCTCCCTCAACCTGGCCGTGGTCGTGCGCAACCCGGTCAGCGGCCACAAGCACTTCGCCCGCGTGAAGGTGCCCCCGCTGCTGTCCCGCTTCCTGGAGAGCTCCCCGGGCCGCTACGTCCCCATCGAGGACGTCATCGCCGCCCACCTGGAGGAGCTGTTCCCCGGCATGGAGGTGCTGGAGCACCACGCCTTCCGGCTCACCCGCAACGAGGACCTGGAGGTCGAGGAGGACGACACCGAGAACCTCCTCCAGGCCCTGGAGAAGGAACTCATGCGGCGCCGCTTCGGGCCGCCGGTGCGCCTTGAGGTCGAGGAGTCCATCGACCGCGAGGTCCTCGACCTGCTGGTGCGCGAGCTGAAGATCTCCGAGGCCGAGGTCTACCCGCTGCCGGGCCCCCTCGACCTCACCGGCCTCTTCCGCATCCACGGCCTCGACCGGCCCGAGCTGAAGTACCGCAAGTTCATCGCGGGCACCCACCGCGACCTCGCCGAGGTGGAGTCCGCGTCGGCGCCGGACATCTTCGCCGCCCTGCGCGAACGCGACGTCCTGCTGCACCACCCCTACGACAGCTTCTCCACCTCCGTTCAGGCCTTCCTCGAACAGGCCGCCCAGGACCCCGACGTCCTCGCCATCAAGCAGACCCTCTACCGCACCTCGGGCGACTCCCCCATAGTCGACGCCCTCATCGAGGCCGCCGAGGTCGGCAAGCAGGTCCTCGTCCTGGTGGAGATCAAGGCCCGCTTCGACGAGCACGCCAACATCAAGTGGGCGCGCAAGCTGGAAGAGGCCGGCTGCCACGTCGTCTACGGCCTGGTCGGCCTGAAGACCCACTGCAAGCTCTCCCTTGTGGTCCGCCAGGAGGGCGACACCCTGCGCAGGTACAGCCACGTCGGCACCGGCAACTACCACCCCAAGACCGCCCGCCTCTACGAGGACCTCGGGCTGCTCACCGCGGACCCGCAGGTCGGCGCCGACCTCTCCGACCTGTTCAACCGGCTCTCCGGCTACTCCCGCCGCGAGACCTACCGCCGGCTGCTCGTCGCGCCCAAGTCCCTGCGCGACGGCCTCATCGCCCGGATCAACAAGGAGGCCCAGCACCACCGTGCCGGACGCCCCGCGTTCATCCGCATCAAGGTCAACTCGATGGTCGACGAGGCCATCATCGACGCGCTCTACCGGGCCTCGCAGGCGGGCGTGCCGGTCGACGTGTGGGTCCGCGGCATCTGCGCCGTGCGCCCCGGCGTCACCGGCCTCTCGGAGAACATACGGGTGCGCTCGATCCTCGGCCGCTTCCTCGAACACTCCCGGGTCTTCACCTTCGGCAACGGCGGCGAACCCGAAGTGTGGATCGGCAGCGCCGACATGATGCACCGCAACCTCGACCGCCGTATCGAGGCCCTGGTCAGGGTCACCGACCCGGCCCACCGCGCGGCCCTGAACCGGCTGTTGGAGACCGGCATGTCCGAGACCACCGCGTCCTGGCACCTCGGCCCGGACGGGGAGTGGATCCGGCACGCCACCGACGCCGAGGGCGGCCCACTGCGGAACATCCAGGAGATGCTCATAGACGCCCGGAGGCGTAGGCGTGGCACAGCAACACCCTGA
- a CDS encoding CHAD domain-containing protein, with translation MAQQHPDSTVPAVQTAGTAPTGGSLADYLRAQATEFLRALRQHRESGSGGNAAADSVDAARALRRSVRRVSGSLHTFRPLLDPEWSEGLRPELAWVSGTLSMEHACAARLERLLLALHRLSGAAVLPAQAGGPAPQERGTLTVGAAKAGALLDRQLTLARTRAHSSALQALGSSRFHAVADQVAVLASEVPLTAADADLRPLARAAEERLGDAVAALPLVTAGHPYNAEALIHGLSPDPAPHPQDAPWHQVRLLLRLHRYALEVLHGGDGVSDPVDVRLLTAGQALDRHRDASEAAAAASAAARTARIAPATAYALGVLHADQRHEVEAARFAFQQSWQRQALRTP, from the coding sequence GTGGCACAGCAACACCCTGACTCAACGGTCCCGGCCGTCCAGACGGCCGGGACCGCCCCCACCGGTGGCTCTCTCGCGGACTATCTGCGGGCCCAGGCCACCGAGTTCCTCCGTGCGCTGCGGCAGCACCGGGAGTCCGGAAGCGGCGGCAACGCCGCGGCGGACTCCGTCGACGCGGCACGCGCCCTGCGCCGCTCGGTCCGCCGCGTCAGCGGCAGCCTGCACACCTTCCGGCCGCTCCTCGACCCCGAGTGGTCCGAAGGGCTGCGGCCCGAACTCGCCTGGGTCTCCGGCACGTTGTCCATGGAACACGCCTGCGCGGCCCGCCTGGAGAGGCTGCTGCTCGCCCTGCACCGGCTGTCCGGCGCCGCCGTCCTCCCGGCCCAGGCGGGCGGCCCCGCCCCCCAGGAACGCGGCACCCTCACCGTGGGCGCCGCCAAGGCGGGCGCCCTCCTGGACCGCCAGCTGACCCTGGCCAGGACCCGGGCCCACTCCAGCGCCCTCCAGGCACTCGGCTCCTCCCGCTTCCACGCCGTCGCCGACCAGGTCGCCGTCCTGGCCAGCGAGGTGCCGCTGACCGCCGCCGACGCCGACCTGCGCCCCCTGGCGCGGGCCGCCGAGGAACGCCTCGGGGACGCCGTGGCCGCCCTGCCGCTGGTCACCGCCGGGCACCCCTACAACGCGGAGGCGCTGATCCACGGCCTCTCCCCCGACCCGGCCCCGCACCCGCAGGACGCCCCCTGGCACCAGGTCAGACTGCTGCTGCGGCTGCACCGCTACGCCCTCGAGGTGCTGCACGGCGGAGACGGCGTGAGTGACCCCGTCGACGTCCGGCTGCTCACCGCGGGCCAGGCCCTCGACCGGCACCGGGACGCCTCCGAGGCCGCCGCCGCCGCGTCCGCCGCCGCCCGCACCGCGAGGATCGCCCCGGCGACCGCGTACGCGCTGGGCGTGCTCCACGCCGACCAGCGGCACGAGGTGGAGGCGGCCCGCTTCGCGTTCCAGCAGAGCTGGCAGAGACAGGCACTGCGCACCCCCTGA
- a CDS encoding NUDIX hydrolase, whose protein sequence is MTSTHDTLVRAAGCVLWRRPAGSALEICLVHRPKYDDWSHPKGKLKRGEDPLAGALREVAEETGYTARPGTELTTVHYLAAGRPKQVRYWAAEATAGRFAPNDEVDRILWLPPSAARDRLTQPRDRDLLDELPGALPAH, encoded by the coding sequence GTGACCAGTACCCATGACACCCTCGTCAGAGCCGCGGGCTGCGTCCTGTGGCGCCGCCCGGCCGGCTCGGCGCTGGAGATCTGCCTCGTCCATCGGCCGAAATATGATGACTGGTCCCACCCGAAGGGCAAGCTGAAGCGGGGTGAGGACCCGCTCGCGGGCGCGCTGCGCGAGGTCGCCGAGGAGACCGGGTACACCGCGCGGCCCGGCACCGAGCTGACCACCGTCCACTATCTGGCGGCGGGCCGCCCCAAGCAGGTCAGGTACTGGGCGGCCGAGGCCACCGCGGGGCGGTTCGCGCCCAACGACGAGGTGGACCGGATCCTGTGGCTGCCGCCGTCCGCCGCGCGCGACCGGCTGACGCAGCCGCGCGACCGCGACCTGCTGGACGAGCTGCCCGGCGCGCTACCCGCTCACTGA